A single genomic interval of Musa acuminata AAA Group cultivar baxijiao chromosome BXJ3-4, Cavendish_Baxijiao_AAA, whole genome shotgun sequence harbors:
- the LOC103980275 gene encoding ethylene-responsive transcription factor ERF003-like, with product MPKLQRYRGVRQRHWGSWVSEIRHPTLKTRIWLGTFETAEDAARAYDEAARLMCGPTARTNFPFDPNFSSVLSPNLMAKLERCCSASGDESRRAKATPIGSQEDVAQCPDEEYIEEMIQELTYSGSLEISTSSSSSSSSSCYVKSCGY from the exons ATGCCAAAGTTACAAAGATACCGAGGAGTAAGGCAAAGGCACTGGGGCTCATGGGTCTCCGAGATCCGCCATCCTACTCT GAAGACAAGGATATGGCTGGGCACGTTTGAAACGGCGGAGGACGCAGCTAGGGCCTACGACGAGGCGGCGCGGCTCATGTGCGGACCGACAGCCCGGACCAACTTCCCCTTCGACCCCAACTTCTCGTCCGTCTTATCGCCGAACCTCATGGCGAAGCTGGAGCGGTGCTGTTCCGCATCCGGGGACGAGAGCAGGAGAGCCAAGGCGACGCCGATCGGAAGCCAAGAAGACGTCGCCCAGTGTCCGGATGAGGAGTACATCGAAGAGATGATCCAGGAGCTGACTTACAGTGGCTCTCTAGAGATATCTACCTCTTCTTCgtcttcatcttcctcttcctgTTATGTGAAATCTTGTGGGTATTAG
- the LOC135635888 gene encoding uncharacterized protein LOC135635888, which yields MGSKLHQINRLFTTLQKNKCNIVTTGLKYSDIRAVSDNISVKASIFCNPNQIKGSMERLLQCHDRNSIRNTMLHHEEILRQQVHELHHLYRVQKMLMAELGNKEINISSFPNETAAAVAETKTRIWSSASTSNTSHSSHVSILHQSAACSTRAGPSSRELSICSEDPSSVQMKSFGARTVKNQAAAPLSWTDDGSQTELTLSIGCSSNEKKQTPLPHLDTDTSETRPQLSSRSVMVEKEEECGDSSTGLDSEDLKTPSWLLLALNLNKT from the exons ATGGGCTCAAAGTTGCATCAGATTAATAGATTATTCACCACCTTGCAAAAGAACAAATGTAATATAGTGACTACAGGATTGAAATATTCAGATATCAGGGCTGTATCTGACAACATTTCAGTAAAGGCAAGCATCTTTTGCAATCCGAACCAGATTAAAGGTTCAATGGAGAGACTTCTCCAGTGCCACGACAGAAATTCCATAAGGAATACAATGCTACATCATGAAGAAATCTTGAGGCAGCAG GTGCATGAACTCCATCATCTGTACAGAGTGCAGAAGATGCTGATGGCTGAGCTCGGAAACAAGGAAATTAACATCAGCTCTTTCCCAAATGAAActgcagcagcagtagcagagaCCAAGACCAGAATCTGGAGCAGTGCTTCCACCTCGAACACTAGCCATTCTTCTCATGTCAGTATCCTGCACCAGTCTGCAGCTTGCAGTACAAGAGCAGGCCCAAGCTCCAGGGAGCTAAGCATTTGCTCCGAGGATCCATCGAGTGTGCAGATGAAGAGCTTTGGAGCAAGGACTGTCAAGAACCAGGCTGCAGCTCCACTCTCATGGACTGATGATGGAAGCCAAACTGAGTTGACACTAAGCATTGGTTGTAGTTCAAACGAGAAGAAACAAACACCTCTGCCGCATCTGGATACTGATACAAGTGAGACCAGGCCACAGCTTTCGTCGAGATCGGTCATggtggagaaggaagaggagtgtggtGACTCCTCTACCGGTTTGGACAGTGAAGACTTGAAGACTCCCTCATGGCTTCTtctagctctaaatttgaacaagACATGA